Genomic segment of Primulina tabacum isolate GXHZ01 chromosome 11, ASM2559414v2, whole genome shotgun sequence:
TAACAGTACACTATACATACCTTGTTCAAGATAATACGATCTGCATAAGCAATTTGTTCCACAGCCTCATTCACCACAAACCTTGGTTTTACTTCATTCAAATGTTTCATGGCATTCACAGAGTCAACTAGAGTAACAACTCCATCAAGTTTCACATTCTGTGAAAGCAGCTCATCACTACAAAATGTTTCAATAACAGGACCAGGTTTTGCAAGACCTGTACAGCAAGACCCATCAATTAACAGCCTAATTATATCGATTACGATTGAGGCATAATGTCAAATAATAGCTCTTGCATAAACTGAGACTAATCTTTTGACATATCAATCAGCCTAGGTTATCAAAATCTTAATGCTTACCTAACATGACACATGAAAAAATCATAGAAAGACAAAGGAAACCAACGAGAAACATTAGCAATCCAGATTGTTCGTGCTTTGGTTAGACCATCAACTTCACCATGTGCAAGGAtatatatgtatcaaaatcattACAGTTCAACATTTACAGTTACAGACCTGTTGTTTCTATCACAATGTGGTCGAATTTGTCTCGCTTCTTCCTAACCAACtccaaaagcattttgacaagATCACCACGCACAGTACAGCAGAGACAACCATTATTTACCATAATAATATCCTCGTTAGATGATGAATGACTGGCTACTAATGAACTATCAATATCAACTTCACCAAACTGCATCCAAAATTACACAAAATTAAAAGCAGCAAAAGTGGGTACTACAACATACTATAAAATTGACATAACATTCTAAATATCTCCTTCAGAACAAGTTTCGAAGCATGGGATTGCTAAACAACAAAGATAAGTTCTTAGAAACACTTGTTTCCTGCCAattaaatttctaaaattttagaGCTTGTTTAACAGCAATCACTCATAATTTCATGGAACTTCCAATTGTTTCTCAAACTCAGAGGGAAAGGAAAAAAAGAAGATGCAGCGAATATGGATACTTGATCCATTACTTCCTCGTTGTATAATAATACGTGGTTTAAGAATtctgatacaaaaataatataaatcttaATCATATACTAAACTGCTATAGCACACAAAAAAAAGTTATCGGCGCACCTCATTTTCAATTACCGCGATCCGCTTGCCATGCTGAGACGTCAATATATGATTCAAAAGGGTAGTCTGCCAGTATGCAAACAGAAGAAAATTTATATCCATAGTATATAAgctgaaaaaaattaatacacAAGCGCATAGGCTTAGCTTAAGGTAGCCAACCCTTGTATACTTACTGGTGATTCATTCAAAGCATGAACAACAACATCTAGTGAAAACATACTAAACTTCCTCAAATGTAAGTCCACGGATTTTAATCACAGTTAAGAAAACCTCCAATTCAAACAATATCCTACGAACccaataaaacaaataaaaataaaatcttttagCCAGAAAAAAAGTAACCCATTTGCTTCAGAACAACAGAGATTCAATCTACCGAAACGAAACATGCTTGACAACAGAGAATAGTCCATCTACCTTTCCAGAGCCCAGAAAACCGGTGATTATGGTGGCAGGAATTCGACTATCGAGATTCAACGCAGCAGCGACAGATGAATTCAGATCTTGGGTGATGAGCTCAGACGCATCGGTGGAGAAGTTTCTTCCACGGAAATTTACTCCAGATCGGGAGTAGGATTCCAGGTGAAGAAGAGAATGGAGAGCCGTTACCAAAGAATGTTTAAAACGACATTGGAATAGGGAGCGGGAGACGGTTCGGGACGTCGTTTTGTAGAGCAAACATGTGAGAGCAGTAGCCATTGAATTTTGATGGAGAAATCTTGAAGGGGAGCTCCAAAGCTTTAAACCCTAAACTAGAGGTTTTACGAGCCTCAAGAGCGTGAACAGCACGCGCATTCAAATTTAAATACGttgtaacaaaaataaaataaaaattgttaacggcaattatttattaattaaagtaGGAAAATGGGACACAAATGAAATATGAACCCATGtttcaaaaaatgaaaataaaaattgattttGGATTTCATAAATTTATATATGGAAAGATTGGACGGgattttatgaaattaattgaaatattttcaaaatttgttggatTTATTGGAGATTTTTATAAAAGGAGGATAAAATATGTAGAGAGttagaaattaagaaaaattgttTGAAGCTAAAAAAATAGAGTAGGTTTCTTATGAGATAGTTTCACGAATCTTtctatgtgagacgggtcaaccctacctatattcacaataaaaaataatattcttagcataaaagtaatactttttcatggatagcccaaataagagatatgtctcacaaaatacgacccgtgagaccgtctcacacaagtttttgccaaaaaaatataaatagaaaACTAGAATATAACCTATTTTTATAATGGATGTATCCTACGTTACATAcaatagataaaatatttttttaaaaaaaaatcatactaTTTTTTACCTGAAATATATTCAactttttgataaaaaaaatccatCTAAATACGTAATAAGTTAAATTTTTGAAGCGATATCAGATCCGATATGACTCAAGATCGACCTATTACAATTTTTGAAAGATTAAAGATACGCTTCAACTTATATGAATTAATCTCCGACTCATATCCAAAATCAACGAgttatacataattttttacatttgtttttttatttagcttataCAATTATAACAAATATTAAAGACAATATTCAAACATCATCAATAATACATTTGCaacaaaatatatgattttatgtaATGAATTATTCATATAAATCCAAATTTTTCGAAAAAGAATAATTCATATAAATCTTACAAACATATTAATTGGAAATAGACAATATGAAATCAACAAAAGAGACGAGGaaaattgataaaaataaataaatagatataTAGAAACCTAAAAACAGGTTAGATATGTATCACATATCATCTACTACCCAACCCATAGATATCCTGGTTACAATAGTTGTCGAACCGGTCGAGTTCGGACAAAATGCCCATTCTAACCATGCCAATCGCCACCCTCGGAAACTCATAGTTGAAATGAGACCGGCCAATCGGTCCGGCCATCTGCTGTCGTCATAATTAATGACTCAAGTTTGAGTTTCCCTTCCcctattgttaaaaaaaaaaaaaaaaaaaaataaaaattagcaCTTAAAAATAGCCCCTACAGTTTTGTttcatttttaatcaaaattctcACAAACATCAGTCAGATATGATAAACAATATTTACCAAATAAAATCCAACGAAAAGACCATTTCTACAACCACACTGTACTTGATCGACTCTTTTTACAAGGTAGCATCATTGGAAATTTGCTTAGTACACAGACATGGCGAAAGATTGCatggttaaaatatttttcaaaattaaacatTATAGAGCATGAACAAGATAAAAGACATGGAACATGAATAAAACAATTTGCTGAGCTACCAAAAGTACGTAACACAAAAAGTGCCCTCTTCTGATTTTCTTTTACGTTTGAAATAGACGGAAACGAgaaaaaaagagatgaaaatTTACAGTAGTatgcccaaaaaaaaaaaaaagtaattggACAGGTTGTATCACTCGAGACCCTTCTCAACTTGTCACCTAGACGGGGTTTCAGATGGCTGGCTATTTAAAGCAGAACTAGAAGGAATAGAAGGTAAAGCCCCGTTATCTTGCGGGGTCGATCCACCCCACTTCGTCTCTGCATCTGAAGGTTCAATGACATGAACCGCACCATCGCTCATGCCAAGTGCAAACTGATTCGGATCTGATGGATGAGCTGCTATAACCACTGGGAAGGCAATGTTGTTGCTGCACAAGAAAAGGTTTTTCCCCAAACAATTGAGAAGTAGACCGTGAAATCACATTGAGAAATGGATACTGATAGAGATGGTAAATTTTCAAAAGGAAACTTTCTTCAACATCAAATTCGACCTACGAGCTCAAGCTTTTCGAGGAAAATGGTTTCCGGCATAATATCAGAGCAAGTATTTCATGAGTACAAAACCATAGGTGTGTAATCCcctatatattttattaagtggatttacGAGCTTATTCATGAACCTTTGAAACTTGCCTCGTGCCTAATTCCCAGATTTACAGCTTACATATAAGTGAGTGCACTAAAATATGAGGTCATTTGTTAAGCCACCTCCCATGATTATGGAAAAAGTTACTTCTAACAACACAATATGTAAACTGCGTTGGTCGTCATTGTAAGAGAGTGGTGCATGGGGTGGAGTGAGCAACCATGATGATAAAAAGAAACATTTCAATTAGTCTCCCTCAAGAATCTCACAAGTTTCTACCCACTCGCATACCTGGAAACTGATGAAGATAAGTAAGCAGTTGGTGCTATCTGGCATCGAAGGCTTAAACTGTCCGCATCAAAGAGTCCAACAGCACCATCACAAAATCCAGTGATAATCATCATGCCGTCGCACGAGTATATGGCACTGGAAATACCAGCAGAAAGAGTGTCCCTCGGGTACCACTACCATTAAAGTGTAACTATATCAATAAATAATATCTTTGGGAGACATAGAAACTAGATTAACACGGAGGAATATTCATGGTCATTACTCTAACTATACTGCATGATGGAGTGAGTCTAGTCACAGAAAATACTCTTTCCTCCCAAAACACTGAAATCTCACATTGGACAAGAAGTTTGAAGACCTACAACAGTATATaaacaagtggaatagtcttggTCTACACTAATTCACTAATTCAAAGCAATATGATACACTCACCGATCGTGAACATTCCAGTTGAGCATCATAAATTGCGATTTGGCTTTCATGAACAACCAGAAGATGAGATTGATTATTGTGGAACTGAACTCTCGTTTCTCCGACAAGAGCAGAGGGAAGCCCAGGAGGCGCCTGTATGGGCCGTGATTTCTTCTTCTCCCATCCATCCATGCTCCAGACACACAACTGCATTCATATTAGTTAGAAAAAATTACcgcaaaaaaaaatcataagcaTCATAAAAACTCCAAAATGTTCCAACGTGAAAAAGTGTGGATAAAGTTAAAAAATTCTCTACAACGGTAGGCTTGCCTGTGCATCAACTCCAGATGATACCAATGTGTTCAAACTCTGCGAAAATGCAAGCCCTGAAATTCGTTTTTGGTGACCCATCAGCTTGGTTTTGACCTATTGCGTAAAGTGAAAATAATGAGCACCCAACATATCAACTAAAAGAGTGACCAAAttcataaaagtcataaaaattgATTACATGGAGGACCAACAGCTTCGAACCTTCCGTTTAGAACAAGAGCAAATAGATTATTATTCTATCGAACTAAAGGCAATTTATGTCATTATTGATATCATCATTTATGCTGAAAATAAAGAGAGAATTAACTCAAAAAATGTTCTCATTATTTTGAAAACGCAAGACCGTGAATATTTTTTGCTCCCGTGATCCACCAAAAACACAACCACCATAAAAACATAGGTTCATCAAACTGAAATAGAGACATGGTTATGATCATAGGTAAACAGAAAAGCTTACCTCATCAACCCGGACATTGTATATTTGTATGGTAGAGTCTTCCATCCCAATAGCAATTATGTTGTTATCCTGGGGATGAAATGCAAGATAAGTTGCTGCAGGAGGCGGTGGCATGAATGTCGTCATGACCTGAGCAGAATTAAATACTCATTAAATGTTCTAAACACAAAGATATATAAAACGAAAATTGAAGTGTAATAGGTTTTGAGCTGAAAATGTTGACAAACCTTAAAGGTCATCATGTTGAACAAGGAGACTTTCCCCCCTGAGGCTGACATAACATAAGAATCATTTTTTGACAAGGCAATACAGGAAACTGAGTCTTCTGTAGTCTTGACATCACTCATGTCATTAGACATGAGAGCCCCATTAGTAGGCTGCCACAGTTGTGGCACACTGAAGGCAGAAGACTGAAAATGATATATCAAAGGGTTACAAGAGCTGCATAATACAATTAAATAATGTTGAATAGAATTCTCAAGTTTAACCTTTCCAGATGGGTTTCGCTCATTGCGTGGCCACTTCCACAACTTATGAACAGCATTGGTAGCCAGCGCAAGCAGAGCTAGACCAGAATTCGTGTACAGCAACCGCACAACCTGCAGGACATGGAGCTGGTTACATATGAAACGGAAGGAtgcaaaaatttaaaagtcaaaAGTAGGTATAAGGTGTAGAGATGAGTGGAAGTAGTTTCAAGAATAACAAATATAGCATGTATTAAGCAACTCAACTCTTACAACAACTACAGGCAATGTATTAATTCAACATAGATAATGGTCAAGACTTTTCCTCATTATTATATACTTCCTTCCATCTTCCACATAACATACCTTGCTAGCAGCCAGTGGATCAGGAAGCTTCAAAGTCTTGACCTGCGATGAATCAGCTATGTCTGGGAACTTCCAACTTTTAACTTTATCACCAGTATCAAGAATCCGTGGTTTTACATCAGCCGCCCTGCTACTTTCTACAGTGGCCTgtgattttttcaaatggaaCGAGCAAATCAGTGCACGGTACAAAGATGTAATGAAATTTCAATTCGGATTCAAAAGTTATCAATAGACAGTACACTAAAATGAAAATAAGAGCATTAGTGTATTACCATATTGCCAAGGGACATTGGTTGTTGAGTTCTATCAGTACGTTCAAGGATGGGCGATATTGAAGCAGAAACATTAGGAATGGGACCTAACGAACCAGCAATTGCAGGCTACAAAAGAAGTTGCATGTGAGGACTTAAAactaaaaatatcaaacatCTGAAGAATGGTACGagagaaaatagaaaatactttcACATTCACTGCTTCTGAAAAACCACGAGGCCCGTCAAACACTCTGGTTTCGAGCATTCTCAACAAGCGTTGCCCATCACCATTTGCCAAAATCTTAATTCCATTGTCACTTGTTGTAACTGCCAGCAATGAGCCTTCCTTATTAAATCTTAACCTAGGGCTTGCCTACAAGGAAAATGTCATCCATAGCAGCTTCAGGACTATCTGGTTTCGCAGAGCATATCATATGCTGTATGGACATCAAGGTTAATTTCTAAAAATACTAACAGGCAGTCCACCATCGCCATCCGTACAAGTAAGCGTGTTGGTGTGGTCCATGTCCCAAAATTTTATCTGAAATTCATCACCCGCAGCTAAGAAACGGTTCCTTGTTGTGTCAAACTGCACAACACCCAAAGAACGCTTCCGAAAACCAGAGTATGTTCTCTTGATAGCTCCTTCACTCTCATTCCACTCAACGAGGTGAGATTCACCATCTTTGCTTGTTCCACAAGAGAAGAGTCTGAAAGGAATAGATATAAATAATTGATCAAATCCGAGTAATCAGATGCCCAATAACATCGATACAAAAAGTATCACCATATATTAAAACCTAATTACAGTGCACAGATTGCAATTCCCACTTTAACACTGATTTCAGTTTATAATTTACAATTCGACTACAACAGGAGAATCAAATTATGTCATCGTAACTCAAATCTTCTACTTTATCTTTATACATGCATGCCATCGTCAGATTACAGTTTCACAAGTTACATCTCGGTACATTTCACCACAAATTCACTCAAGAGTAATCTGGTCAGCCCATGTGATAGAAAGACCAGTTACTAACATGAGTGGAGAACATGACTCATTTTCTTTCAGCTACGCAGTTGCTTCCTGTAGACAAATGCAAGTATCTAATGTTGAAACTTCAGGGTGGACTATCACTACTTTTAATCTTGAAGCAGCAGATGGTTCAGGCACCTTCCTTCCCCAACTTTTCCTGTCAAATTGATATTCATTTGATCAATTCCACTGGACCACACAATAACTTAATCCGCTCGCTATCTACCACTTTGTTTATTTCTTCGAAACAGTATCAAGCTTAACAGTTGGATTCTCTCACATTTACCAGCAACAGAATGCGAGAGTTGATTATTTTGTCTTGTATTCCCCCATCGTCCCATGGTACTTGCTAAAAGATCATATGAGCATTTGCTTTCTAGGTTACAACTTTTCTCATCTTCAAATCCAAGCCAAGACTGACTTCGGGTGCTGGTGCATTTTGATTGAGTATGTCCTGCTAGCAGGGAGGAGTTTCTTTTACTCGCATATATGGCTAAAAGGTGATCTACTTTGTCTAACAGGGTTACCCCGGCTGGTAGACAATCGACTTCAAAAATTTTAGCGACTTCCAAAGCGTTCCCAACTTGCACAAGCCTAACTACGAAGATGGATAAACTGATCACATATAATGATTTCATGTCTTCAGATGATTATTTCAATATCTTGGTGCCTGCTAAGCCAGCAGCGTACCTGGAGCTCAGCCAATTCTAGTTCTAGATTTTCATATTCTTAAATTTTCTGGAATGTTAAAAAGTCAAATAACAATGGTCATAAAGGAGGTAAAATATATTCTTGTTATAGAAATGTACAAGTACGAAAGCTAATTTTTCAGTCATGACAATATGCTAAAATGATCAAAACGGGATTTTATTGCACCTGGTTCCATCAGCGCTATATGCCATTGTTGTGCACCAAAGTCCAGGGGCATCGTAATCTACTCTTGATCCCAAGGAATCATAAAGCCATGCCTTTATTTTCCCATCAATAGCAGTAGAAAATATGAACTGCAGGTTGAATAGATTCAGATCACCCCCTCTAATGTATTCAAATGAAATAGTGTAAATGAAGATCATTAAGCAAATAGTAGAAGACCTTAGCATGAAATAAGAGAGATAGCAATGACTATTAATGTACCTGAAAATTCTCTTTATAGGAATAACTATTAATGTACCTGAATATTCTCTTTGTACTGAGGACAGACAGAATACACGGGAGCTTCATGGCCTTCAAATGTATACTGCCTGCGACCAACAACAGCATCCCACACCTGTACACAACAGCCGTGTAAACTTTCAAGTTACAAAGCGTAAGACTTTGTCGAGTTTCATAAAGCTGATACCTTAATTGTCTTGTCATCCCCACATGTAACTATGCACAGCTGCTTATTGGGATGAGCGAAGGCAATATCATTAACACCACCAATATGAGCATCAATCTACAGTTTCAAAAATGTCATCACCACTTGAAAATGTGTTTATAAGGGAGATAGAAAGAGAGATTTAAGTAATCCTCACTTCTAAGTGTTGTCTCAACTCTCCAGCTGGATTATAAGTATATATCTGAACAATGTGTTTGGAGAAAGCAAcaccttaaaaaaataaaaatttttaaaaaaatatcaataactTCTAAACCAAGTCAAGAAGTCAAAATTTTAAGTACAGTCTCGAAACACGTGGGTTTTTTTACCTAGTATAGATCCATCTGGGCCCCATACACATCTATTGACTGATATGGTAGCATCTTTAACCAAAGTTGTCTGAACAACAGCATTAAAGTTTAAATTAGTTTGACAATGTTAAAATGGATAAGAACCTGAAAGATAGAGATCCCAATTTTCAAAACAAAAGAGCTAAGCATTAAATGTTTTGTGGATACTCACTTGGAATGGCATTGAACAAGCTGATATGTCCCAAACCTTAAACGTTTTAAGTGCTAACCTTTCTCGGGACCCAACTTCCCATATGCTAATATCACCGACATTTGTTCCAACTACAACGCAGATAGCAGTTGGCACAAGTTCAAAAATTCTCCAAGTTGCACAGTACTAACTTTATGTTTATATGCTTGCAGAGAGATATGACAATAAATGACATTTTAGACAATGCTAAATTGAAGCCATCAAagtaaaaatataaaacaaaaatgGATTCCGTCAGGCATGCAAAAGCTATATCAAAAAGAGAAATGATCAACCTAGAAGAACAGTCTCTTGTTGTGGATGGAAGTCCATGCTCATGACATTAGATCCTTGGTTAAGGTTCCGCACAACAGTTTTGGGAAGGTCATCCGGTGAATATATGTTTGAAGGATGAGAAGATCCAGAAAAGGAAACCTACAGAACAAAAAGAATGAATGAAATTACAGAAGTGTCTTACAGTATCCAAACTAGGAGGCTACAATGACGGGGAAACAGGAAAAGGCAATATAACATTATTAATGGATTAAACTATTTTCTCCAAACCTCATCAGGTTGCCCAGACCGAAAGCGTTTCATCAAATGTTCAGAGTCAGCTGTCTGATAATCCATTCCATGACCACCTGGAGGAGCCCTCGGATGTTTCAAAAATGCGGCTACAAATAACAGGGGATAGAAGACATTTCATCAAATCATTAAATTTAAGACAATTTCCTTTATTGAAGATAACTAACCAGAACTAGGTGCCTGAACAAGACCAGGAGGCGCTGCTGCAACAGCATGAGCAACGGACAGGTTAGCACTTGACATCCAGCCCGCAATAGCACTTGGGGAAGGAGAAACAACTGGCTGGAAAGGCTGCCAAAAAAAAGTGAGAAAATATGAGATGCCAGGGAGTATTATATCATTTCGGAAAAATAAACCACACACAACTTACACCATGGCCTCCAAGAGGTGGAAAAACACCAGGTTTAGGAATTGGTCCAGCGAGAGGGTTGTTAGCAGGAGGGGGGCCACGTGTGCCATTACTTGAAGCACAAGTATGATCTGAAAAGAGTGTTTTAATATCCGGATTTGGTCGTGGATTCTTGCAAAGCTGATGTTGCCAGTTAAGActgaaaattcaagaaaacaaaataaCATTCTTACAACATGTAAGCCACTTAGCAGCAAAATCAGATATGCATACTTGAATATCAGTACATACCTTTGGTTTATCAGTGTTCTTAATCTTGAAGCCTTAAAGGAAGGAAATGCGAGCTTGTCCCGAAACAATGGGTTAGCCTCTATTAGCTTTTTCAGTTCAATCAGCATGATGTTTCTTGCAGATTTTGAATCCCCATATTTGGAGAGCTGCTCGTTCTGCCTATAAAATTATAGGAGTAATAGAACAGTATTACTAGAGACATGGAAAACAGAAGTAGAGCCAGCAAGCAAGTTTTACCTAAAATTGTCAAGGGTCAATAACTGAGTGATCTCTTTAAAAAGATCTTCGTTGAATGACGCAAAGACCTTGAGATCCCTCACAAGAATCTCAACAGCTTTTGCTCGATCTTGTCTGCAAATTATTggatgtatttattttaaatataaaaaattatcaatAAGCGTGAGTGGATACAAAAGATATCATAAATGGTTTTGGAATAAAATGTACCTATCCAGAGCTTCGAGATACTTCTGTTTTCTAATTTCAAAGAAAATTTTCATTGAATAACGATTATCCTCAACTTTCGTGAATCCACTTAAATATCTCTCAACTTCTTCCCATTCACCTGCTTGAACTTGGTCCTCAAAATACTTCATATTGAAGAAAAAACCAGATTCTTGTTCCAACCTAAGAGGAGTAAatgaacaattccaaagattaATTCTCCTCGACCAAAaagtaatataattttttatgaaagAGTCAATTTCACATTTTCCTCAGTCAACAATTAGTGGTTCATGTCATGGAAATAAAGAGTGGGTGTAGAAGAGGTTTCTTCTTTAGTAAAAAGTCAGAAGATGCTGATGCATCACATTCAAACACCCATATGAACAGGTCTGCTCTCTATCTTAAATCCAGAGGTATTGCACTGAaaactgaaaaaataaaaatcatagcCGAGATCTAAGGCAAGGTTCCCAGTGAATTAGTTGCATTTCATAGAGTGGTTTCTAATGAATTCATTGCATTACAGACAAGTGCAAAAGTGACAGCTTCTTCCATAcgttaaatatatatacatctaaGGCATGAACCAACAAAATAACTTACTTATGCACTGTCTCCTTGAACTTCTCTTCATCCAAGAACTGCAGTATTAAGAAAACCAGTTCTCGACTCAAGGACGACATAGTGACGCCTCCCGGTACCCCCAACCACTCCAGCGCAAATCTCCACAAGTGACCCCTAAAGATTAAAATAGAAAGGAAACCCGTACACCTCCTATTCTATCAACTAACAGACAAGGTATACCATCTTTTTCTCACAAACACAATTAATTTCCCACAAGCCACGTTATCCAAATCTCAGAACGCACTAGATATAAGAAACAATGTATTTAAAGACAGTAAAATCAAATTTCtacaataaaaagaaacatAACGTGCTGGTATATTTCAGTAACAACTCAAAATAAGGCAGAACAAATCTTCTTCTTCCTTCACTGCCAAAATGCTGGAGGCAAGAACTGCTCTATCCAAATACCTACAAGAAAAAACACAACAATAATCTAAACTTTAGAAATCACCCCCACCACAGAGTTGGAAGCTCCAACTCCCTAGCAAAATGAACCTTCCACAAtggcaaaaaagaaaaaaatcaaaattcaaaCAAACCCACCTCACTTTCTCCTAAAAAATTCCGTCTTCCACTCAAGaccaaataaaatttaaaccaATCGTACGGTCCCCAGATCTGAGCACACATTCTAGTGAATAGAAAAGACAGACTCACGCCCAATGGCTCAGAATTCAACCATGCACAAAGCTAGGGTTTTTCTTTAAAGAAAGACGCCTCCTTTTCTCACTCTTTCCTTTGCCGCACAGTACTTGCCTCCTCTGTACTATTTCCCCTCTCTCCCCCCAATTCTATCTAATTATGTAATCGTGCGTAAATCTAAACGTGGGTTCTGGAATCGAAAACGCTTGCTGTGTTGACCGTGGAGTATATATATAGTGTGTTTGTGTAGGGATTTATGTGCATTAATGTTTACTACCTGTCGCTCAGCCACAAATGATTCCCCGTGTATTTAGGGGACGTAttcattttatattttcaaatatttttaatgattttttttaaatgatggattttttttaagttgatagatttttattgacttttatggaatctcataaaattgtaaaacaaatttcatagactcttatagattttttttcaatatttttgtagacttttgtaaaatttttcatagaattatgtgaattttgtagtttataattgtgatttattttttattaatttttttaaaataattattggacatgaattttacttacttaaaagttaaatcgatttaatttgtgaaaaacgacaaatgaactatccaatttattgaaatcaaaatttcaattctttatgtcaattcaacatattaatgaataatatatttataagttcataataaaattttattaaaagaacactcaaaataatgagtagtcttttataaaaaatctaatcattactgacaatttgatcaacatcgttctacattccattggctatgatatccctccatgcattagcatttgttcgttgttgtttttgagtattaaataactgatcaaagtcgtcaccttcataaacttgtgctgatgaagacaattaagcttcattat
This window contains:
- the LOC142518940 gene encoding uncharacterized protein LOC142518940 isoform X2, translated to MATALTCLLYKTTSRTVSRSLFQCRFKHSLVTALHSLLHLESYSRSGVNFRGRNFSTDASELITQDLNSSVAAALNLDSRIPATIITGFLGSGKTTLLNHILTSQHGKRIAVIENEFGEVDIDSSLVASHSSSNEDIIMVNNGCLCCTVRGDLVKMLLELVRKKRDKFDHIVIETTGLAKPGPVIETFCSDELLSQNVKLDGVVTLVDSVNAMKHLNEVKPRFVVNEAVEQIAYADRIILNKIDLASDADVEEVTRRIRHINGMAQIKLAKYGVVDMDFVLGVGGYDLDRIESEIKPDDSHCSHQHENGHEHHHHHNHHVHDSAVSSVSIVSEGTLDLDYFDDWLERLVEEKGDDLYRMKGILSVTDSEQRYVFQAVHSIFDGCPGKDWEPDEKRINKLVFIGKNLDEAALRKGFKGCLV
- the LOC142518940 gene encoding uncharacterized protein LOC142518940 isoform X1 → MATALTCLLYKTTSRTVSRSLFQCRFKHSLVTALHSLLHLESYSRSGVNFRGRNFSTDASELITQDLNSSVAAALNLDSRIPATIITGFLGSGKTTLLNHILTSQHGKRIAVIENEFGEVDIDSSLVASHSSSNEDIIMVNNGCLCCTVRGDLVKMLLELVRKKRDKFDHIVIETTGLAKPGPVIETFCSDELLSQNVKLDGVVTLVDSVNAMKHLNEVKPRFVVNEAVEQIAYADRIILNKIDLASDADVEEVTRRIRHINGMAQIKLAKYGVVDMDFVLGVGGYDLDRIESEIKPDDSHCSHQHENGHGEHHHHHNHHVHDSAVSSVSIVSEGTLDLDYFDDWLERLVEEKGDDLYRMKGILSVTDSEQRYVFQAVHSIFDGCPGKDWEPDEKRINKLVFIGKNLDEAALRKGFKGCLV